In one Sphingobacterium daejeonense genomic region, the following are encoded:
- a CDS encoding plastocyanin/azurin family copper-binding protein, giving the protein MNKANISTTESPIADKEIRIKTLVGKMEYDITNFTAKAGSTLKIVFENNDHMQHNLLILKQGSLDRVGKAADELAQQPNAIDLQYIPTTSDVLFSTPLVDPGETVELNIKVPDGAGDYPFACTFPGHWRIMNGVMKVTK; this is encoded by the coding sequence ATGAATAAAGCCAATATCTCAACCACGGAATCGCCTATTGCTGACAAAGAAATCAGAATTAAGACCTTGGTGGGAAAAATGGAATATGACATTACTAATTTTACCGCCAAAGCTGGATCTACATTAAAGATTGTTTTTGAAAACAATGACCATATGCAGCACAACTTGTTGATTCTAAAACAAGGAAGTTTAGACCGTGTTGGTAAAGCAGCAGACGAATTAGCACAACAACCGAATGCTATCGATCTGCAATATATACCAACAACATCGGATGTACTGTTCAGTACACCTTTGGTGGATCCTGGAGAAACAGTAGAACTAAACATCAAAGTGCCAGATGGAGCAGGCGATTATCCATTTGCCTGTACATTCCCCGGGCATTGGAGAATTATGAATGGTGTAATGAAAGTCACAAAGTAA
- a CDS encoding peroxiredoxin, translating to MSFTGKNFPNITVDAIDYLGDNFTLNLFEKAQQENKKILLFWYPKDFTFVCPTELHAFQEAVAEFEKRNTIVIGASCDSAEVHFAWLNTAKDNGGIEGVEYPIIADTNRNLSSVLGILELKEIEHPEYGTLVEGSAVSYRATYLIDETGKVFHESVNDMPLGRNVKEFIRLIDAYTHVQKHGEVCPANWEEGKEAMNATRDGVASYLSQN from the coding sequence ATGAGTTTTACAGGTAAAAATTTCCCGAACATTACAGTAGATGCTATTGACTATTTAGGCGACAACTTCACATTGAATTTGTTTGAAAAAGCACAACAAGAGAACAAGAAAATCTTGTTATTCTGGTACCCTAAGGACTTCACTTTTGTATGTCCTACGGAGTTACATGCTTTTCAAGAGGCTGTTGCTGAGTTTGAGAAAAGAAACACAATCGTTATTGGTGCATCATGTGATTCAGCAGAAGTTCACTTTGCATGGTTGAACACTGCAAAAGACAACGGTGGTATCGAAGGTGTTGAATACCCTATCATTGCTGATACGAACAGAAACTTATCTAGCGTATTAGGAATCTTAGAATTGAAAGAAATTGAGCACCCAGAATACGGAACTTTAGTTGAAGGTTCAGCTGTTTCTTACCGTGCTACTTACTTGATCGACGAAACTGGTAAAGTATTCCACGAATCAGTAAATGATATGCCATTAGGCCGTAACGTAAAAGAATTTATCCGTTTGATCGATGCTTATACGCACGTTCAAAAACACGGAGAAGTATGCCCAGCAAACTGGGAAGAAGGTAAAGAAGCGATGAACGCTACACGTGATGGCGTTGCTTCATACTTATCACAAAATTAA
- a CDS encoding DUF6952 family protein translates to MKLPIIKHLTEFIAENDADFVLETIETLESLTEVSQLKDEELDVIGELISNMYGAIEVNKLVQEGMPQKEALNTFMKRVLGSIDK, encoded by the coding sequence ATGAAGTTACCAATAATTAAACATCTTACAGAGTTTATCGCAGAAAACGATGCTGACTTTGTTTTGGAAACAATCGAAACATTGGAGTCGTTGACTGAAGTATCTCAACTTAAAGACGAAGAGTTGGATGTTATTGGTGAATTAATCTCCAATATGTATGGCGCAATTGAAGTAAACAAATTAGTTCAAGAGGGAATGCCACAAAAAGAAGCCCTAAACACCTTTATGAAGCGTGTTTTGGGTTCTATTGACAAGTAA
- a CDS encoding PIG-L family deacetylase yields MPTWQMTEKYRTAYLSLTRGDGGQNLLGTEQGIELGLIRTQELLAARAIDKGEQFFSAAYDFGFSKTHDETFTFWKKDDILREAVYLIRKLQPDVIINRFPPDRRGGHGHHQASAILAKEAYEAAADPNKYPEQLKELKPWKAKRIVWNTANFGGMNNTSDDQLKVVLSDYNPLMGYSYGEVSAMSRSQHKSQGFGAAANRGQTTEFFDHVAGEKATQDLFEGVNTTWERLGEPTKNIEQKIQDIQKKYNINHPENSIKELVELHGLIKALKPSVYRDKKLKDLEDIILSCAGIVVESIASQPNYVIGQSFNVTNEIIKRASESDVKLISIDGKSINESIPGNETKKYPNQKSADHWTQPYWLEKPNSLGKFDIEEKNFGYPENTDNPSTKFVLTVDGLQLEVEKPVEFRFVDPVDGEVYQPISVSPALTASISSSQALLKTGDKKTISLTIKNNSNNIQTGELTFNQSDGLQISPNKIEFEIPAGQSVLKSFEISNPKNTESSDVEPLINGNPVYGFKKIAYQHIPDITWFPPVNLKVKALEINNPLKKIGYIHGAGDLIPTALENIGVQVDLLNSNLLASTNLNQYDAIIIGIRAYNVSPNANQWLPILFNYVEQGGTVLSQYNVNSRMSTDKLGPYPFEINRDRVTEEDAEVTFTDPTDPVLNYPNKITEKDFEGWVQERGLYFATNIAPEYRTPLSFADKDEEQNKGSLLVANHGKGKFVYAPLAFFRQLPAGVPGATRLFVNLLAKNEKN; encoded by the coding sequence TTGCCTACTTGGCAAATGACAGAAAAATATAGGACGGCATATCTCTCCTTAACCAGAGGTGATGGTGGTCAAAACCTTTTGGGTACAGAGCAGGGTATTGAACTAGGCTTGATCAGAACACAAGAACTGTTGGCGGCACGAGCAATCGACAAAGGCGAACAATTCTTCAGTGCTGCATATGACTTTGGTTTTTCAAAAACCCACGATGAAACCTTTACGTTCTGGAAAAAGGATGATATCCTTCGCGAAGCCGTTTATCTGATCAGGAAATTGCAACCGGATGTGATTATCAATCGCTTTCCTCCGGATCGTCGTGGTGGCCACGGACATCACCAAGCATCCGCAATTCTAGCAAAAGAAGCTTATGAAGCTGCTGCTGATCCTAACAAATATCCAGAACAGCTAAAAGAATTGAAGCCCTGGAAAGCCAAAAGGATTGTATGGAACACAGCAAACTTTGGAGGGATGAACAACACCTCAGATGATCAATTAAAGGTTGTATTAAGCGATTATAACCCGTTAATGGGCTATTCCTATGGCGAGGTGTCTGCCATGAGCAGATCGCAGCATAAAAGTCAAGGTTTTGGTGCTGCAGCAAATCGCGGCCAGACAACAGAATTCTTTGATCATGTGGCAGGTGAAAAGGCTACCCAAGACCTTTTCGAAGGGGTAAACACCACATGGGAGAGGTTGGGTGAGCCCACAAAAAATATAGAACAGAAAATTCAGGATATCCAAAAGAAATACAATATCAACCATCCTGAAAACTCCATAAAAGAATTGGTCGAACTCCATGGATTGATCAAAGCTCTAAAACCAAGTGTTTATAGAGACAAAAAGCTCAAAGATCTAGAAGACATTATTCTCTCTTGCGCAGGTATAGTTGTTGAATCTATAGCTTCACAGCCAAATTATGTAATAGGACAGTCTTTTAATGTTACGAATGAAATTATTAAAAGAGCTTCAGAATCTGATGTCAAATTGATTTCCATTGATGGCAAATCAATCAATGAGTCGATACCGGGCAATGAAACTAAAAAATATCCAAATCAAAAATCTGCTGATCATTGGACCCAACCATATTGGCTCGAAAAACCTAATTCATTAGGTAAATTTGATATCGAAGAAAAGAATTTTGGTTATCCAGAAAACACGGACAACCCGAGTACAAAGTTTGTTTTAACGGTTGATGGTCTACAACTGGAAGTAGAAAAGCCGGTTGAATTTAGATTTGTTGACCCTGTAGATGGTGAAGTTTATCAACCCATCTCCGTTTCACCGGCACTTACCGCATCGATCAGTTCAAGTCAAGCCTTACTGAAAACAGGAGATAAGAAAACTATCAGTCTTACGATAAAAAACAACAGCAACAATATCCAAACCGGAGAACTGACCTTCAACCAAAGTGATGGTTTACAGATTTCACCGAATAAAATAGAATTTGAGATACCCGCAGGCCAATCTGTATTAAAGAGCTTTGAAATATCAAATCCCAAAAATACAGAAAGCAGTGATGTTGAACCTTTGATCAATGGCAACCCTGTCTATGGTTTTAAAAAGATAGCTTACCAACATATTCCGGATATAACATGGTTCCCTCCGGTTAATTTAAAAGTTAAAGCTTTGGAAATTAACAATCCTTTGAAAAAAATTGGTTATATTCATGGTGCCGGAGATTTAATACCTACGGCTTTGGAAAACATTGGCGTGCAAGTGGACCTGTTGAACAGCAATTTGCTTGCTAGCACTAACTTAAATCAATACGACGCAATCATTATCGGAATAAGGGCTTATAACGTTAGCCCAAATGCCAATCAATGGTTACCTATTTTGTTCAATTATGTGGAACAAGGGGGTACAGTCTTATCGCAGTACAATGTAAATTCTAGAATGAGTACGGACAAATTAGGTCCTTACCCATTTGAAATCAATAGAGATAGAGTAACCGAGGAGGATGCCGAGGTTACTTTCACTGATCCGACAGATCCGGTCCTGAATTATCCGAACAAGATAACAGAGAAGGATTTCGAGGGATGGGTTCAAGAAAGAGGTTTATATTTTGCGACCAATATAGCTCCAGAATACCGCACGCCATTGAGCTTTGCGGACAAGGATGAAGAACAAAACAAAGGTTCTTTGTTGGTTGCAAACCATGGAAAAGGGAAATTCGTTTATGCGCCATTGGCATTTTTCAGACAATTGCCAGCAGGAGTACCCGGAGCTACTAGATTATTTGTAAATTTGCTCGCTAAGAACGAAAAAAACTAA
- a CDS encoding sodium:solute symporter family transporter, translating into MSSIDWIVLILTLLSIVAYGLYKSKNVKTIDGYILSDRSLPWYTVGLSVMATQASAITFLSAPGLAYSSGMSFAQFYFGLPLAMIVLCITFVPIFHKLKVYTAYEFLEKRFDVKTRVLTAALFLLQRGISTGITIFAPAIILSTILKIDLTLTTIGIGSLVVIYTVYGGTKAVSYTQLLQMSIIFRRTVIGGSFGCAFIAPRYWV; encoded by the coding sequence ATGAGTAGTATCGATTGGATAGTACTCATCCTTACCTTGCTTTCCATAGTGGCGTATGGACTTTACAAAAGCAAGAACGTCAAAACAATTGACGGCTATATCCTTAGTGACCGATCCTTACCTTGGTACACAGTAGGACTTTCTGTAATGGCAACTCAAGCCAGCGCCATTACCTTTCTTTCAGCACCTGGTTTAGCCTATAGTTCCGGAATGAGCTTCGCTCAGTTTTACTTTGGATTGCCATTGGCCATGATTGTCCTCTGTATTACTTTTGTGCCTATTTTCCATAAACTCAAGGTCTATACTGCATATGAGTTCCTCGAAAAGAGGTTTGATGTCAAGACGCGCGTATTGACTGCTGCCTTGTTTTTACTTCAAAGGGGGATATCAACGGGGATTACCATTTTTGCTCCGGCAATCATCCTCTCCACCATATTGAAAATAGACCTAACCCTGACGACCATAGGAATCGGTTCTTTAGTGGTGATCTATACTGTCTATGGTGGCACCAAAGCGGTATCATACACTCAGCTGTTGCAGATGTCAATTATTTTTCGGCGGACTGTTATTGGCGGGAGTTTTGGTTGTGCATTTATTGCCCCAAGATATTGGGTTTAA
- a CDS encoding sodium:solute symporter family transporter yields the protein MQTQTTTTISFYVFVTDTFPKGLIGLLIAIIFLASMGATASAINSLSSTTVIDIYKRFVKKGAADSHYLKVSRISTFCWGIFTIGIALYSSQLGNLLEAVNILGSLFYGTILGIFLVAFYVKSIGGKAVFWSAVITEVIVIGIWRMDVVAFFMAESNRLCFIDPDWFYPAILLGQK from the coding sequence ATGCAGACACAAACGACAACAACTATATCTTTCTACGTTTTCGTAACCGATACGTTCCCTAAAGGCTTAATTGGCCTATTGATTGCAATTATATTCTTAGCGTCCATGGGAGCGACTGCTAGTGCAATAAATTCACTTTCATCGACAACGGTTATCGATATCTATAAGAGGTTTGTCAAAAAAGGAGCCGCCGACTCCCATTATTTGAAAGTTTCCCGTATATCAACTTTCTGCTGGGGTATCTTCACCATCGGAATAGCACTCTATTCAAGTCAACTTGGTAACTTACTCGAAGCTGTGAATATATTGGGTTCCCTGTTCTATGGCACTATACTTGGAATCTTCCTGGTTGCATTTTACGTCAAAAGTATTGGCGGAAAGGCGGTATTCTGGTCTGCGGTAATCACTGAGGTAATCGTGATCGGTATCTGGCGAATGGACGTAGTTGCTTTTTTTATGGCTGAATCTAATAGGCTGTGCTTTATTGATCCTGATTGGTTTTATCCTGCAATACTTTTGGGGCAAAAATAA
- a CDS encoding N-acetylmuramoyl-L-alanine amidase has product MIHHTSQANLAQTIRTFQLPHTKVSSHYVIGRDGRVVQMLNDYLRGWHAGRGKWGSITDMNSVSIGIELDNNGKEPFPDAQINSLLNPFGHLEDQIQHPSEKLHWAR; this is encoded by the coding sequence ATGATTCATCATACGTCTCAGGCTAATTTAGCACAGACAATCCGTACATTCCAGCTACCGCACACCAAGGTCAGCAGCCATTATGTTATTGGTCGCGACGGTAGGGTGGTGCAGATGCTGAACGATTATTTGAGAGGATGGCATGCCGGAAGGGGTAAATGGGGGTCCATTACAGACATGAACTCGGTTTCGATTGGAATTGAGCTTGACAATAATGGCAAAGAACCATTCCCTGACGCTCAAATAAACTCCTTATTAAATCCTTTTGGACACCTTGAAGACCAAATACAGCATCCCTCAGAAAAACTTCATTGGGCACGCTGA
- a CDS encoding DUF481 domain-containing protein, translating to MEYKPDETFSLRFGTGTARQTLILDNRLKPRNAADYFAEFGEFPDEKDYTKGTGPIFGIEEGKTFKNELAFQLTANLDRNLSKNLNLKSRYNLFADYEDLSDPKHRLDATLTAKVTSLINVQLGGVILYDSALDGAVQWNQMLSMGLLLNLPK from the coding sequence TTGGAGTACAAGCCTGATGAAACGTTTTCACTAAGGTTTGGTACGGGTACTGCCAGACAGACCTTGATCTTGGACAACCGTTTGAAGCCGCGCAATGCCGCAGATTATTTCGCTGAATTCGGTGAATTCCCAGATGAAAAGGATTATACAAAAGGAACAGGTCCGATATTTGGTATTGAAGAAGGTAAAACATTTAAAAATGAACTGGCTTTTCAGTTGACAGCAAACTTGGACAGAAATCTTTCGAAGAACTTGAACTTGAAGTCACGTTATAACTTATTCGCAGACTACGAAGATCTTTCAGATCCAAAACATCGTTTGGATGCTACATTGACTGCAAAAGTAACTTCGTTGATCAATGTGCAATTAGGCGGTGTAATCCTTTACGATTCTGCCCTTGATGGCGCCGTTCAGTGGAACCAAATGCTTTCAATGGGTCTGCTACTTAATTTACCAAAATAG
- a CDS encoding DUF3078 domain-containing protein, which yields MRVKPDSTISEQNEGEALSIKNINVPIPKLDLQVNYWKHWTKVGINFNQAAFSDNWKLGGLNSYAIGGIIWHKSEFNRNNFNFTTELDLKYGKVKNEGQLAKPNNDRIFWDNKLAYKLTKSWAVYLSLTYETQFDNAYNYGKDTEGNEIINRF from the coding sequence TTGCGCGTAAAACCAGATAGTACAATTTCTGAACAGAACGAAGGCGAAGCCCTTTCCATCAAAAACATTAACGTGCCTATTCCAAAGTTAGACCTTCAGGTCAATTATTGGAAACATTGGACCAAAGTAGGGATCAATTTCAACCAAGCAGCATTCAGCGATAACTGGAAACTGGGTGGTTTGAACTCCTACGCTATTGGCGGTATAATCTGGCATAAATCAGAATTCAATAGAAACAACTTTAACTTCACAACAGAACTAGACCTGAAATACGGTAAAGTGAAAAATGAAGGGCAGTTGGCAAAACCTAATAATGACCGTATTTTCTGGGATAACAAGTTAGCTTATAAGTTGACGAAATCATGGGCGGTCTACTTGTCGTTGACATACGAAACGCAGTTTGACAATGCCTATAACTATGGCAAAGACACCGAGGGCAATGAAATCATCAACCGGTTTTGA
- a CDS encoding LysM peptidoglycan-binding domain-containing protein, giving the protein MEAIARVEKVEEVIEEKEVVEPPAPVEEIKKPVAMQIYEVKATDTMYSIARQYNVTVNDIKSWNGLSTDAVTVGQLLVVSK; this is encoded by the coding sequence GTGGAGGCAATCGCTAGGGTTGAAAAAGTAGAAGAGGTGATCGAAGAAAAAGAAGTTGTAGAGCCACCTGCTCCAGTTGAAGAAATCAAAAAGCCGGTAGCCATGCAAATCTATGAGGTGAAAGCAACTGATACCATGTACTCCATAGCTCGACAATACAATGTTACAGTAAATGACATCAAGTCTTGGAACGGCTTGTCAACTGATGCTGTAACGGTCGGACAGCTTCTTGTCGTATCAAAATAG
- a CDS encoding glucosaminidase domain-containing protein, producing the protein MVQKDLQFSNTQNGSRGGTVNTPNSSSNKGTSTSGLAYIDRYKGIAIEEMNKYGIPASIKLAQAILESGNGNSYLATQANNHFGIKCGGSWNGKSVNRP; encoded by the coding sequence GTGGTTCAAAAAGATCTACAGTTCTCAAACACCCAAAACGGTAGCCGAGGAGGCACCGTTAACACCCCTAATTCATCTAGCAACAAAGGAACATCCACTAGTGGGCTAGCTTACATCGATCGATACAAGGGAATTGCCATTGAGGAAATGAACAAATATGGTATTCCTGCGAGTATTAAGTTAGCACAGGCCATTTTGGAATCTGGCAACGGAAATAGCTACCTAGCTACCCAAGCCAACAACCATTTTGGGATTAAATGTGGAGGTTCGTGGAACGGCAAATCTGTCAATCGCCCCTGA
- a CDS encoding glucosaminidase domain-containing protein: MLNYCRKILVVCILTTLSTLGLQAQDYTTRSYIEKHSPAAQTLMRETGVPASVILAVAIHESAYGNSRIARYLNNHFGIKGKNNSKKIRSAYKGYGSVLDSYRDFVGLLQRRKATKPLFNKHDSEDYKGWVKGIANSGYSETGDWSRKVISTIDRYDLEKYDEKTNLN, encoded by the coding sequence ATGCTAAATTATTGTAGAAAGATTTTAGTAGTATGTATACTTACTACTCTTTCAACTTTAGGGCTTCAAGCTCAAGATTATACGACCAGATCGTACATTGAGAAACATAGCCCAGCAGCTCAAACGCTAATGCGTGAAACAGGAGTTCCGGCTTCTGTAATCCTAGCAGTAGCAATTCATGAAAGTGCCTACGGCAACAGCAGAATTGCACGCTATTTGAATAATCACTTTGGAATCAAAGGGAAGAACAACAGCAAAAAAATCCGTTCCGCATACAAAGGATACGGTTCAGTTTTGGATTCTTACCGCGATTTTGTTGGTCTTTTGCAAAGAAGAAAAGCTACAAAGCCATTATTCAACAAACACGATTCTGAAGATTACAAAGGATGGGTTAAAGGAATAGCAAATTCTGGTTATTCTGAAACTGGAGATTGGTCGAGAAAGGTAATCTCTACAATCGACAGATATGACCTAGAAAAGTACGACGAAAAAACGAATCTTAACTAA
- a CDS encoding O-methyltransferase, producing MFEESNPLNSYLEDTTDQENPLLKKVNRETYLKETMPHMLSGHYQGRVLAMLSKMVHPRFALEIGTFTGYATLCLAEGLEDNGALHTIDINEEQQERVQSYFDESPYASQIKYHIGDAAEVIPTIEGEFDLVFIDADKKRNLYYFNTLIDRVRPGGLILIDNVLWKGKVLNENPDKQTQQVIELNQTLAEDKRVEKLILPIRDGLFVLRKK from the coding sequence ATGTTTGAAGAGTCCAATCCACTAAACAGCTATCTGGAAGATACTACGGACCAAGAAAATCCGTTACTAAAAAAGGTCAATAGAGAGACCTATCTGAAGGAGACCATGCCGCACATGTTATCGGGGCATTACCAAGGAAGAGTACTGGCTATGTTGAGCAAAATGGTACATCCGAGGTTCGCGTTAGAGATTGGTACTTTTACAGGATATGCGACCCTGTGTTTAGCAGAAGGTTTGGAGGACAATGGAGCCTTGCATACCATTGATATCAACGAGGAACAGCAAGAACGAGTTCAGTCATATTTTGATGAATCTCCCTATGCTAGTCAAATCAAATATCATATTGGAGATGCGGCGGAAGTTATTCCAACCATAGAAGGGGAATTCGATTTGGTGTTTATAGATGCCGATAAGAAACGAAACCTTTACTACTTCAACACATTGATCGATCGAGTAAGACCAGGCGGTCTGATTTTAATTGACAATGTCTTGTGGAAAGGAAAGGTTTTAAATGAAAACCCTGACAAACAAACACAGCAAGTGATAGAATTAAATCAAACCTTGGCAGAGGATAAAAGAGTTGAAAAACTTATTCTGCCGATTAGAGATGGGCTTTTTGTGCTACGCAAAAAGTAG
- the folE gene encoding GTP cyclohydrolase I FolE translates to MSKFQQFEEEEQDGYLKIDQYNEKNVERIAEHYKDILQALGEDPNREGLIKTPERVAKALQFLTHGYDVDPAAVLRGAMFEEEYSQMVVVKDIEVYSMCEHHMLPFFGKAHIAYIPNGHIVGLSKIPRVVDIFARRLQVQERLTNEIRDCIQDTLKPAGVAVVIECKHMCMAMRGVQKQNSVTTTSAFTGAFQNDVTRSEFLRLITASLD, encoded by the coding sequence ATGAGCAAATTTCAACAATTTGAAGAAGAAGAACAGGACGGTTATTTGAAGATCGACCAATACAACGAGAAGAATGTTGAACGAATTGCAGAACATTATAAAGATATTCTACAAGCATTGGGAGAAGATCCAAACCGTGAGGGTTTGATTAAAACTCCTGAACGTGTTGCCAAAGCTTTACAATTCTTAACTCATGGATATGACGTCGACCCAGCGGCAGTTCTTCGTGGAGCAATGTTTGAAGAGGAATACAGCCAAATGGTAGTTGTCAAGGACATTGAAGTATATTCAATGTGTGAACACCACATGTTACCTTTCTTCGGTAAGGCACATATTGCTTATATCCCTAATGGGCATATAGTCGGCCTTAGCAAGATCCCTCGTGTTGTAGATATTTTCGCAAGAAGACTTCAGGTTCAAGAGCGCTTGACCAATGAAATCCGCGACTGTATTCAGGATACTCTAAAACCAGCGGGTGTTGCGGTTGTTATCGAATGTAAACATATGTGCATGGCGATGCGCGGAGTACAAAAACAAAACTCCGTAACAACGACTTCAGCGTTTACAGGCGCCTTCCAAAACGACGTTACCCGTTCTGAATTTTTAAGATTAATAACAGCCTCTTTAGACTAG